From Candidatus Cloacimonadota bacterium:
ATTTCCACCACACAGTATTTTTGCACCGGAATTAACCGCCTCGTTGATCCAATCTTCCGCTCGTATTGCTTCTTCTTCGGTAATCATGGGATTCAAGAAAACGTTCTGGTCAAGGGGGTTACCGTTTTTAATTTTTTCTGATTTTTTTACGAATTGAGTAATGAAATTATCATAAATATTTTCATGAACAAATATTTTCTGAGTGTGAATGCAAACCTGTCCGGCATTGGCAAAAGCACCGATTACACAAGCACTTAGCGCAGAATCAATATCGCAATCTTTATCCAGAATTGCTCCGGCATTACCACCGAGTTCGAGACAGATTCTTTTCTTACCGCACATTTGTTTCAATTTCCAACCGACCACCGGACTGCCGGTAAAACTAACCATTTTTATATCAGGATTTATTACTGCTTTTTCGATCTGAGAACCTTTGCACGGCAACACGGATAGCATTCCCTTGGGTGCATACTTTGCCACGATTTCAGCAAGAGTAATGGAGGTTAAGGGCGCTAAAGACGATGGTTTTATAATGATCGGATTTCCCACGGCAATTGCCGGTGCAACTTTATGAGCTACGAGATTGAGGGGATAATTGAATGGTGTTATTCCTAAAATGGGTCCGATCGGAAAACGCTTTACAATTGCAGATTTTTCTTTGCCTTGCGAAACAGCATCCAGACCGAAAAATTCCCCCTGAATTCGTTTACTTTCTTCGGCGGCAATCGTGAAAGTTTGTATTGCCCTTAGCACTTCCCCTTTTGCAAATTTTATATTTTTTCCACATTCAAGTGCCAAAGTTGTGGCGATTTCTTTTCTGTCTTCTGATATTTCTTTTGCAATATTCATAAGAATTTCAGAGCGTTTGAAAGCAGGCATTTTTTTCGTTTTTTGAAATGCATGTTTTGCCAATTCTACAGCTCTTTCAATATGTTCAGAATCTGCCATATTGATAATTCCAACTATTTTGTTTTTGTAAGGTGATAAAATTTCAGTTTTGTTTGAACTGTAAATTCGTTCATTGCCAAGATAAATCGGATATTCTTTCATATTCTTTCCTTTCGGTTTTTATGAAAATTCCAAAGCATAAAAAATTGTTGCACCTCTTCGAAGCATGTTAATTTTTTTTATTCTGAAGTGATATAATAGAAATGTTTTGTTTCTGAGCTTGCTCCTGCATCTATAAAGGTTGTATTAGAAGTTGTGTGAATTATTTCGAAAGCATTATATGGATTAAAAGATGAATAAACATGATAGATTTCTGCCCGAATTACAGGATTCCAGGTGATTGTGATATTTACTCCATCTGAAGTTAATGCAACATTTTCCGGTGCTCCAAGTGGAATATTCATGATGTGCGAACCGAGATAATCGAAAGTATCACAATTATAAACAAGCCATTCGGAATCTGTGGAATTTGTCCCTGCCGAATTTTCCCAATCGGGATTTCCTGACGAGATTAATTCTTTTCGCACTAATGTATGATTTCGAGTTGCATGGGGGATTCCTGAAACATTCCATCCATCTCCGGGATCTTGGCCAATATTTCCCATAATATCAATAAGTTCACTTTCTTGGTACAAAGCAACAGCATCATTCCCATTGAAATTTAACCCTCCGAAGACCCAATCGGCAATAGCAAAAATTTCGGGGCATGATGATGGATTTGCGATTATAAACAGTTCATCCTTTTGTATTAAACCGGAAAATTCAATCGTGTTCTGGGGATTTGTGTTTCCATTGTAATATATTTTTAACGCATATCCGGAAAAATCAACACAAGCACCAGTTCCGTTATAAATTTCAATATATTTATTATAACCTGAACCTTCACCATATTCCGAGATAAATAAATCCGATTGAGGATCTGTGAGGATAATCGAAAAATCATGGTCGCATTTATCAAAAATATTGCTATTGGAAATATCGGAAATTCTAATTCGATAATCATTATTTGGTTCTATATTTTCCAAATTCGTCCATTCCCATTCTCCATCATCTTCCGTAGAAGAAATCAGTTCGGTAGTCCCTCCGGAATTTTGATTGATAAGTTCGATCTTTACATTTTGATAAACATATTGAGAGAACCAAGTTATCGTATAATCTAAACTCGTGCCTAAAACGATTGTTTGATTTGGGAAGGTAACATAAATTGATGGTTCTCCCACCCAAATTTCTTCGACAAATTCGGGATGATCTATGAAAGGATTCCGATTAGTCTGGAAATCATAGATTGCATCATTCCGATCAATTTCTGTTGAATTTACGGAATCTTCATAATGCCATTCAAGAAGCGTTTCCAGCATTTCTACATTTCCAAAAGTGAGACACGATTCATAACGAACAATAAAATAGAGCAGAGCTCGGGCAAGGTTACCTTTATGCTGTTCATCGGGCTCAAAAACGACAGAATTATTCTGGTTAATTCCTAAGTAACTTACCGTGTTTC
This genomic window contains:
- a CDS encoding endonuclease encodes the protein MIRTKYFLFFLIVFCAISQLQADPPSGYYDPTSGLSGVELRAALLEIISTNTNTNYSNSKEMMYSSIDNIDDTVRCVYSGYSVEHTVGNPSTPAEFSCEHSYCQSWIDSEIVGIENNRAKADLHHLFPVKLPVNIARSNYPFDIVQYFTNSYTEDGGNTVSYLGINQNNSVVFEPDEQHKGNLARALLYFIVRYESCLTFGNVEMLETLLEWHYEDSVNSTEIDRNDAIYDFQTNRNPFIDHPEFVEEIWVGEPSIYVTFPNQTIVLGTSLDYTITWFSQYVYQNVKIELINQNSGGTTELISSTEDDGEWEWTNLENIEPNNDYRIRISDISNSNIFDKCDHDFSIILTDPQSDLFISEYGEGSGYNKYIEIYNGTGACVDFSGYALKIYYNGNTNPQNTIEFSGLIQKDELFIIANPSSCPEIFAIADWVFGGLNFNGNDAVALYQESELIDIMGNIGQDPGDGWNVSGIPHATRNHTLVRKELISSGNPDWENSAGTNSTDSEWLVYNCDTFDYLGSHIMNIPLGAPENVALTSDGVNITITWNPVIRAEIYHVYSSFNPYNAFEIIHTTSNTTFIDAGASSETKHFYYITSE
- a CDS encoding aldehyde dehydrogenase family protein, which translates into the protein MKEYPIYLGNERIYSSNKTEILSPYKNKIVGIINMADSEHIERAVELAKHAFQKTKKMPAFKRSEILMNIAKEISEDRKEIATTLALECGKNIKFAKGEVLRAIQTFTIAAEESKRIQGEFFGLDAVSQGKEKSAIVKRFPIGPILGITPFNYPLNLVAHKVAPAIAVGNPIIIKPSSLAPLTSITLAEIVAKYAPKGMLSVLPCKGSQIEKAVINPDIKMVSFTGSPVVGWKLKQMCGKKRICLELGGNAGAILDKDCDIDSALSACVIGAFANAGQVCIHTQKIFVHENIYDNFITQFVKKSEKIKNGNPLDQNVFLNPMITEEEAIRAEDWINEAVNSGAKILCGGNRKDNFLDATVITDTKREMKVEYKEVFAPIVIVKKFSKFTDAVEMINDTEYGLQAGIFSNNMKNIMYAFENIDVGGVIINNTPTFRVDQMPYGGIKNSGFGREGLRYSIEEMTERKLMVL